The following proteins are co-located in the Paludibaculum fermentans genome:
- a CDS encoding ankyrin repeat domain-containing protein encodes MNTTDLMPLPARPSLAQYRKQAKELLKSYKAGESAAVERVKQFHPRAKELSSEEFVLADAQWALARQHGFESWPKFVKCVEALLKASSPASRFEQAVEAVVGGDLGALRRLLGEDPSLVNARSPRVHGAMLLHYVGANGVENYRQKTPRNAVEIARALLDAGAEVDAECGAYGKDTALGLVATSIHPLAAGVQLPLMELLIERGASLEGAPGGWTIVPAALANGRKAAAVYLAERGASLDLEGAAGVGRLDVVSGCFDAEGRLKPGVPESKLLRGFHWACEYGRGRVIEFLLDRRPELVRDASTGMTGLHWAIVGGELEAMKTLIARGAPLEVENQYGGTALGQALWFAMTATNGIDYPATVEVLLAAGSEIEQGSLGWVTRQASASLATRERVSAALRQYGAES; translated from the coding sequence ATGAACACTACTGACCTGATGCCGCTGCCGGCTCGTCCGAGCCTGGCGCAATACCGGAAACAAGCCAAGGAGCTGCTCAAGAGCTACAAGGCTGGAGAGAGTGCCGCCGTAGAACGGGTCAAGCAGTTCCACCCGCGAGCCAAGGAGCTTAGCAGCGAAGAGTTTGTGCTGGCCGACGCGCAGTGGGCGCTGGCACGGCAGCACGGGTTTGAGAGCTGGCCGAAGTTCGTGAAGTGTGTGGAGGCGCTGCTCAAGGCGAGCTCGCCCGCCTCGCGCTTTGAGCAGGCCGTGGAGGCTGTGGTTGGAGGAGATCTCGGTGCCCTGCGGCGGCTGCTGGGCGAGGATCCGTCGCTGGTGAATGCTCGCTCGCCGCGCGTGCACGGGGCGATGCTGCTGCACTATGTGGGCGCCAACGGGGTGGAGAACTACCGGCAGAAGACTCCGCGCAATGCCGTGGAGATCGCCCGCGCGCTGCTGGATGCCGGGGCCGAGGTGGATGCCGAGTGCGGAGCGTATGGGAAGGACACCGCTCTTGGCCTGGTCGCCACCAGCATCCATCCGCTGGCTGCGGGCGTGCAGCTCCCGTTGATGGAACTGCTGATTGAGCGGGGGGCCTCGCTGGAGGGCGCTCCGGGCGGGTGGACGATTGTCCCGGCTGCTCTGGCCAACGGGCGCAAGGCCGCGGCGGTCTATCTGGCGGAGCGGGGCGCCAGCCTGGACCTGGAAGGCGCCGCGGGTGTGGGCCGGCTGGATGTGGTGAGCGGATGCTTCGATGCGGAAGGCCGGCTCAAGCCAGGCGTGCCGGAGTCGAAGCTGCTGCGAGGGTTTCACTGGGCCTGCGAGTATGGCCGCGGGCGCGTGATCGAGTTTCTGCTGGACCGGCGGCCGGAGTTGGTGCGGGATGCCAGTACGGGGATGACGGGCCTGCACTGGGCGATTGTCGGCGGCGAATTGGAGGCGATGAAGACGTTGATCGCCCGGGGCGCTCCGCTGGAGGTGGAGAACCAGTATGGGGGCACCGCGCTGGGCCAGGCGCTTTGGTTCGCGATGACGGCAACGAACGGCATCGATTATCCAGCCACGGTTGAGGTGCTGCTGGCGGCGGGGTCGGAAATTGAGCAGGGCTCGCTGGGCTGGGTGACGCGCCAGGCGAGCGCCTCCCTGGCCACGCGGGAGCGCGTATCGGCCGCGCTCCGTCAATATGGGGCCGAGTCGTAA
- a CDS encoding amidase, with translation MNRRKFLGATAAALGLASCARVPYRRTAFELEELSFEGLAVGLRSRRWTSRQLLELYVNRIQDLDGGEWKLNAIIEHNPDAVKLADELDNERRQRGPRSVLHGVPIVLKDNIDTGDRMMTTAGSLALDGWHAPVDAPIAARLRAAGALILGKTNLSEWANFRSTHSSSGWSGRGGQTRNPYALNRTPSGSSSGTGTAVAANLCAAGIGSETDGSVVSPASVNGLVGIKPTLGLLPGSGIIPIAHSQDTAGPMARSVRDAAILLGIMAGKEFAKDLQPEALNGARIGIARKFFERTQKMDSFLNKQIEVLKRCGAVIVDPADLPSHGKSGTEEFEVLLYEYKTDLNAYLARQPQGRPVRSMRDLIDFNEKNRIREMPYFGQEILLQSVEKGPLTEKKYLDARAICLRLSRDEGIDAALAKFKLDAIVTLTNGPAWCIDWVNGDYDTGGCSTPPAVAGYPHVTVPAGLVDELPVGLSFFSTAWRDQQLINLAYAFEQETKARTQPQFRIFD, from the coding sequence ATGAATCGCAGGAAGTTTCTCGGAGCCACGGCCGCCGCCCTCGGCCTGGCATCCTGTGCGCGCGTTCCTTACCGCCGTACCGCGTTCGAACTGGAGGAGCTCAGCTTCGAAGGGCTCGCGGTCGGTCTCCGCTCCAGACGCTGGACCTCCCGGCAGTTGTTGGAGCTGTACGTCAACCGCATCCAGGACCTCGACGGCGGGGAGTGGAAACTCAACGCCATCATCGAGCACAATCCGGACGCGGTTAAGCTGGCGGACGAGTTGGACAACGAACGGCGCCAGCGCGGCCCGCGCAGTGTCCTGCACGGGGTGCCCATCGTGCTCAAGGACAACATCGACACCGGCGACCGCATGATGACGACCGCCGGCTCGCTCGCCCTCGATGGCTGGCATGCGCCCGTGGACGCACCCATCGCCGCCCGCCTGCGGGCCGCCGGCGCCCTCATCCTGGGCAAGACGAATCTCAGCGAATGGGCCAACTTCCGCTCCACCCACTCCAGCAGCGGCTGGAGCGGACGAGGCGGCCAGACCCGCAATCCCTATGCCTTGAACCGGACTCCTTCGGGCTCCAGTAGCGGCACCGGAACGGCGGTCGCGGCCAACCTCTGCGCCGCCGGCATCGGCAGCGAGACCGATGGCTCCGTCGTCAGCCCCGCCTCCGTCAACGGCCTGGTCGGCATCAAACCCACTCTCGGACTGCTGCCCGGCAGCGGCATCATTCCCATTGCCCACAGCCAGGACACCGCCGGCCCGATGGCCCGCAGCGTGCGCGACGCCGCGATTCTGCTGGGCATCATGGCCGGCAAGGAGTTCGCCAAAGACCTGCAGCCCGAAGCCCTCAACGGAGCCCGCATCGGCATCGCCCGGAAGTTCTTCGAGCGCACCCAGAAGATGGACAGCTTCCTCAACAAGCAAATCGAGGTCCTCAAACGCTGCGGAGCCGTAATCGTCGACCCGGCCGATCTGCCGTCCCATGGCAAGTCCGGCACGGAGGAGTTCGAGGTCTTGCTCTACGAGTACAAGACGGACCTCAATGCCTATCTCGCGCGCCAGCCCCAGGGGCGGCCCGTGCGCTCGATGCGCGACCTCATTGACTTCAACGAGAAGAACCGCATCCGCGAGATGCCGTACTTCGGCCAGGAGATCCTGCTCCAGTCCGTGGAGAAGGGCCCGCTGACCGAGAAGAAGTACCTTGACGCCCGCGCCATCTGCCTGCGCCTGAGCCGCGACGAAGGCATCGACGCCGCGCTGGCCAAATTCAAGCTCGACGCCATCGTCACGCTCACCAACGGTCCCGCCTGGTGCATCGACTGGGTGAACGGCGACTACGACACGGGCGGCTGCTCCACTCCGCCCGCTGTAGCCGGCTACCCACACGTTACCGTCCCGGCGGGACTGGTCGACGAACTGCCCGTGGGCCTGTCGTTCTTCTCCACCGCCTGGCGCGATCAACAGCTCATCAATCTGGCCTATGCCTTCGAGCAGGAGACCAAAGCGCGGACCCAGCCGCAGTTCCGAATCTTCGACTAG